A single genomic interval of Astyanax mexicanus isolate ESR-SI-001 chromosome 4, AstMex3_surface, whole genome shotgun sequence harbors:
- the adipoqb gene encoding adiponectin, C1Q and collagen domain containing, b, which produces EVVLEEELQGQAEEPSKPDERHPCAFWMGGVPGTPGHSGHPGRDGRDGLHGPKGDKGDTGDPGDKGEPGDTGQTGATGPRGFPGTPGLKGARGENALSYHSAFSVGLSSMVPSTNVPIRFNKFFYNQQHHYDDVSGKFRCSIPGVYYFTYHLTVYTKDVKVSLYRNDKTVMFTYDQYQERDVDQASGSVVLKLEAGDEVWLQVYGEEKVGGVYADNNNDSTFSGFLLYPDIQETAKRRR; this is translated from the exons GAGGTGGTGTTGGAGGAGGAGCTTCAGGGCCAGGCGGAGGAACCCAGTAAACCTGATGAACGGCATCCATGTGCTTTCTGGATGGGAGGAGTTCCTGGTACGCCTGGGCACAGCGGGCATCCTGGGAGAGACGGGAGAGATGGACTGCATGGACCGAAGGGTGACAAAGGAGATACTG GTGACCCAGGAGATAAAGGAGAACCAGGAGATACAGGACAAACTGGTGCTACTGGTCCCAGAGGCTTTCCTGGGACTCCAGGACTGAAAGGAGCTCGTGGAGAAAACGCCCTGTCCTATCACTCCGCCTTCAGCGTCGGCCTCTCCAGCATGGTCCCGTCCACCAACGTCCCCATCCGCTTCAACAAGTTCTTCTACAACCAGCAGCACCACTACGACGACGTCTCCGGCAAATTCCGCTGCTCCATCCCCGGCGTCTACTACTTCACCTACCACCTCACCGTCTACACCAAGGACGTCAAGGTCAGCCTCTACAGGAACGACAAGACAGTCATGTTCACCTACGACCAGTACCAGGAGCGGGACGTGGACCAGGCGTCGGGATCGGTGGTCCTGAAGCTGGAGGCGGGGGATGAGGTGTGGCTGCAGGTGTACGGGGAGGAGAAGGTTGGAGGAGTGTATGCAGATAACAATAATGACTCCACCTTCTCGGGTTTTCTACTGTACCCAGATATACAAGAAACTGCAAAGCGCAGACGCTAA